The proteins below are encoded in one region of Micromonospora sp. DSM 45708:
- a CDS encoding DUF308 domain-containing protein — protein sequence MSGGGARRGRRDNGLDAAEYAVAGDVDPRVGEHLLDVLAAGGIAAYLQPSADLNPVTRTTTVPARPVDRLYVDRSHLTTARDYLTQLADEQAEPPRADEPDIEAEWAKIVAGFHTAPAAGSHPWPAAEDVEDVDDPAAPGGAAAGRAEEPAGPTATDVRRLPYAADLSGISVSRNRPDEPSLLDGLDTFGADLPGDAEEEHYTPPPPPPLPRFSKYAVLGVLCIVLGFLFFLSPTVMSLVDPSVVTLLGFTGILAGFVMLIWRLRPGDRDDHDPDDGAVV from the coding sequence GTGTCAGGGGGCGGGGCCCGTCGAGGGCGGCGGGACAACGGGCTCGACGCGGCCGAGTACGCGGTCGCGGGCGACGTCGATCCGCGCGTCGGTGAGCACCTGCTCGACGTGCTGGCCGCCGGCGGCATCGCCGCCTACCTCCAGCCCTCCGCCGACCTCAACCCGGTGACCCGCACCACCACGGTGCCGGCCCGCCCGGTCGACCGGCTCTACGTCGACCGGTCCCACCTCACCACCGCCCGGGACTACCTCACCCAACTCGCCGACGAGCAGGCCGAGCCGCCCCGCGCCGACGAGCCCGACATCGAGGCCGAGTGGGCCAAGATCGTGGCGGGGTTCCACACCGCGCCGGCCGCCGGCAGCCATCCCTGGCCGGCCGCCGAGGACGTCGAGGACGTCGACGACCCGGCCGCGCCGGGCGGCGCCGCCGCCGGCCGCGCCGAGGAGCCGGCCGGACCGACCGCCACGGACGTGCGCCGGCTGCCCTACGCCGCGGACCTCTCCGGCATCTCGGTGAGCCGTAACCGGCCCGACGAGCCGTCCCTGCTGGACGGGCTGGACACGTTCGGCGCCGACCTGCCGGGCGACGCGGAGGAGGAGCACTACACCCCGCCCCCGCCGCCGCCGCTGCCGCGCTTCTCGAAGTACGCGGTGCTGGGTGTGCTCTGCATCGTGCTCGGCTTCCTGTTCTTCCTCTCGCCCACCGTGATGTCGCTCGTCGACCCGTCGGTGGTGACCCTGCTCGGCTTCACCGGCATCCTGGCCGGCTTCGTGATGCTGATCTGGCGGCTGCGCCCGGGTGACCGCGACGACCACGACCCGGACGACGGCGCGGTCGTCTGA
- a CDS encoding lysophospholipid acyltransferase family protein encodes MLYWLLKYIILGPLLRLVFRPQVEGLEHVPATGPVILASNHLSFSDSIFTPLIVKRKVTFIAKAEYFTGKGLKGWLTKMFFVGSGTIPVDRSGGQAARAALDTQLRVLRAGGIAGIYPEGTRSPDGRLYRGKTGVARLALASGAPVVPMAMLNSDAIQPTGQIIPNLGRVRISFGPPLDFSRYAGLAGDRFVERAVTDEIMYELMELSGREYVDTYAQKAKHPPRQPVPA; translated from the coding sequence GTGCTGTACTGGCTGCTGAAGTACATCATCCTCGGCCCGTTGCTGCGGCTGGTCTTCCGCCCGCAGGTCGAGGGGCTGGAGCACGTGCCGGCCACCGGCCCGGTGATCCTGGCCAGCAACCACCTCTCCTTCTCCGACTCGATCTTCACGCCGTTGATCGTCAAGCGAAAAGTCACCTTCATCGCGAAAGCGGAATACTTCACCGGCAAGGGCCTCAAGGGGTGGCTGACCAAGATGTTCTTCGTCGGCTCCGGCACCATCCCGGTCGACCGCTCCGGCGGCCAGGCCGCCCGGGCCGCGCTCGACACCCAGCTCCGGGTGCTGCGCGCCGGAGGCATCGCCGGCATCTACCCGGAGGGCACCCGGTCGCCGGACGGCCGGCTCTACCGGGGCAAGACCGGGGTGGCCCGGCTCGCGCTGGCCAGCGGCGCCCCGGTGGTCCCGATGGCCATGCTCAACTCCGACGCCATCCAACCGACCGGCCAGATCATCCCCAACCTGGGTCGGGTCCGGATAAGCTTCGGCCCGCCGCTGGACTTCTCCCGCTACGCCGGCCTGGCCGGCGACCGGTTCGTCGAACGGGCGGTCACCGACGAGATCATGTACGAGTTGATGGAGCTGTCCGGCCGCGAGTACGTCGACACGTACGCGCAGAAGGCGAAGCACCCGCCGCGACAGCCGGTCCCCGCCTGA
- a CDS encoding alpha,alpha-trehalose-phosphate synthase (UDP-forming) produces the protein MRKSPLVVVANRLPIDDSVAPDGAFEWRRSPGGLVSALHPLLRHTPATWVGWAGGTGPAPDLPDVDGVRMRTVPLDAEDFRDHYEGFANATLWPLYHDAVEQPEYHRRWWEAYQRVNQRFAEAAAEVAEPGGLVWVQDYHLQLVPGLLRALRPDLRIGFFLHVPFPPPELFMQLPRRAELLRGMLGADLIGFQRAQAAHNFAQLAAKVLGLSASDRRIGVDDRVVRIGAFPVAIDTAEMSALAARPEVAERAHRLRQDLGRPEQVILSVDRMDYTKGIEQRLKAYRELLASGDVKVRDTVLVQVAVPSRDRVAQYQILRDRVEHQVGRINGEFGRVGEPAIHYLTQPFDRAELVALYRVADVMAVTPLRDGMNLVAKEYVAARVDGTGALLLSEFAGAAAELEQAYLVNPHDLEGLKQGLLAALRAGPEDVATRMHAMREHLAHNDIHAWAASYLSALEESGSLVGRRGTIR, from the coding sequence ATGCGTAAGAGCCCCCTCGTGGTGGTGGCCAACCGCCTCCCCATCGACGACAGTGTGGCGCCGGACGGCGCCTTCGAGTGGCGCCGCAGCCCCGGCGGCCTGGTGAGCGCCCTGCACCCCCTGCTCCGGCACACGCCCGCCACCTGGGTGGGCTGGGCCGGCGGCACCGGCCCGGCGCCCGACCTGCCCGACGTGGACGGCGTCCGGATGCGGACCGTCCCGCTGGACGCCGAGGACTTCCGCGACCACTACGAGGGCTTCGCCAACGCCACCCTCTGGCCGCTCTACCACGACGCGGTCGAGCAGCCGGAGTACCACCGCCGGTGGTGGGAGGCGTACCAGCGGGTCAACCAGCGGTTCGCCGAGGCCGCCGCCGAGGTGGCCGAGCCGGGCGGGCTGGTCTGGGTCCAGGACTACCACCTCCAACTGGTGCCCGGCCTGCTCCGCGCGCTCCGCCCGGACCTGCGGATCGGCTTCTTCCTGCACGTGCCGTTCCCACCGCCGGAGCTGTTCATGCAGCTCCCCCGCCGGGCCGAACTGCTGCGCGGGATGCTCGGCGCCGACCTGATCGGCTTCCAGCGGGCCCAGGCGGCGCACAACTTCGCCCAGCTCGCCGCCAAGGTGCTCGGCCTGTCCGCCAGCGACCGGCGGATCGGCGTCGACGACCGGGTGGTGCGCATCGGCGCGTTCCCGGTCGCCATCGACACCGCCGAGATGTCCGCGCTCGCCGCCCGGCCCGAGGTGGCCGAGCGGGCCCATCGGCTCCGGCAGGATCTCGGCCGGCCCGAGCAGGTGATCCTCAGCGTCGACCGGATGGACTACACCAAGGGCATCGAACAACGCCTGAAGGCGTACCGGGAGCTGCTGGCCAGCGGCGACGTCAAGGTGCGGGACACCGTGCTGGTGCAGGTGGCGGTGCCCAGCCGGGACCGGGTCGCGCAGTACCAGATCCTGCGTGACCGGGTGGAGCACCAGGTGGGGCGGATCAACGGCGAGTTCGGCCGGGTCGGCGAGCCGGCGATCCACTACCTCACCCAGCCCTTCGACCGGGCCGAGCTGGTGGCGCTCTACCGGGTCGCCGACGTGATGGCGGTGACGCCGCTGCGTGACGGGATGAACCTGGTGGCGAAGGAGTACGTGGCGGCCCGGGTCGACGGCACCGGCGCGCTGCTGCTCAGCGAGTTCGCCGGCGCGGCGGCCGAGCTGGAACAGGCGTACCTGGTCAACCCGCACGACCTGGAGGGGCTCAAGCAGGGGCTGCTCGCCGCGCTGCGGGCCGGCCCGGAGGACGTCGCGACCCGGATGCACGCGATGCGGGAACACCTGGCGCACAACGACATCCACGCCTGGGCGGCGTCCTACCTGAGCGCGTTGGAGGAGAGCGGGTCGCTGGTCGGCCGCCGGGGCACCATCCGGTGA
- a CDS encoding polyadenylate-specific 3'-exoribonuclease AS, which produces MVYRYFYDCEFIEDGRTVDLVSIGVVDEYGREFYAVSTEFDDSRAVPWVRRNVLDKLPSPADRAWRSRERIRDDLHEFLLAPVRDRPGEQLELWAWYAAYDHVVLAQLWGAMPALPREIPRFTKELRQLWDDRGRPRLPEAEAGRHDALVDARHNLARWRAMTTR; this is translated from the coding sequence ATGGTCTACCGCTACTTCTACGACTGCGAATTCATCGAGGACGGCCGCACCGTCGACCTGGTGTCGATCGGCGTCGTCGACGAGTACGGCCGCGAGTTCTACGCGGTCTCCACCGAGTTCGACGACTCCCGGGCGGTGCCCTGGGTGCGGCGCAACGTGCTGGACAAGCTCCCCTCGCCGGCCGACCGGGCCTGGCGTTCCCGGGAGCGGATCCGGGACGACCTGCACGAGTTCCTGCTGGCCCCGGTGCGGGACCGTCCGGGCGAGCAGTTGGAGCTGTGGGCCTGGTACGCCGCGTACGACCACGTGGTGCTGGCCCAGCTCTGGGGCGCCATGCCGGCGCTGCCCCGGGAGATCCCCCGGTTCACCAAGGAGCTGCGGCAACTCTGGGACGACCGGGGCCGGCCGCGGCTGCCGGAGGCCGAGGCCGGCCGGCACGACGCGCTCGTCGACGCCCGGCACAACCTGGCCCGCTGGCGGGCGATGACCACGCGCTGA
- a CDS encoding ATP-binding protein, with the protein MDLTCGHCARTAGPDDRFCGGCGRPLAAACPGCGHANDVGTNFCTSCGQPLRDHAVAVQEDRRQVSVLFIDIVDYTTYAEQADPEQARGLQQVYFATVRRLVHQYGGVVEKYIGDAVMALFGAPVATDNDALRCVRAGLELQRSLARQPAGPHPPLGFRVGIATGEALVDLAAARDGGQAFVTGDVVNTASRLQALAPTGGVVVDESTWSATRREMEYADQPPVTLRGRSAVSRIWLAVRARPRRDGQGAELTPMVDRDHERGLLVSALHRTVTERTSQLLTVFGPAGVGKSRLLRELARHAANLPGARVTWLTGQCPPFGENVTYAALADIVRSWAGLTGADDPAGTRERLRERLGRLTDPHAVRLAEALGPLVGVPGERLTSAETEAAWRRFLLALAAAGPTVLVFEDMHWADEAMLSFVEQLGAAARNVPLLVVATARPELRERHPAWTGTISGAMSISVPPMHDGDIDTLYSLLLGQATLPSEARAPLIEFADGNPLYAQEYARMLLDGGLVERSAGPGRLDPAAGAGMPRTVQAVIANRLDLLDPADRAVLQAASVVGVQFWAAPVALALGRPAEWVERALHRLQRRDLVFELPISTMPGQSEYRFRHVLVRDVCYQRLPRAERVVRHQRAADWLEQLADGRQHDLAEVLANHRWAAHEIARTVGLDRAPYAAATRSALHRAARRAYELHALETAATLVGRALNVECGPDPALELFQAELAFYTDRDGFLVGGGAELLTGLAGRLADAGDLPGAAKAWRLLSTAAWARADRSEMRRCLDRAIRLHAELPDSEDKVGALLELARAHMLDAETEPACAAARSAAELAERLELREARANARITLAVVRYQAGAEEAYAELAEVTEECRVERLTSRRRAVHNLAWALQEEGDLAGSARLVDEQRSLDLADEHGLTVSFSDQWARSYYRGDWTAALRMAEGSTRRPTDEWDLHIVAVSGWIRALGDDPDAGDTAPDLVDQALVAARRSGFHRVLRSTVAHAALCRAVQGRRDEALALLAELDEDWRRTRVIPFAEWVPAVGHVAGLLGGDAAALVRDLLGRAPRATRWARAAGRSADAALARCDGDAARAGRLFTSAAADYAGMTDVTDQIIASALAVGPLAEADPPAAAATLARVRAFADRHAATGLLRIAGAG; encoded by the coding sequence ATCGACCTCACCTGTGGACACTGCGCCCGGACCGCCGGGCCGGACGACCGCTTCTGCGGCGGGTGCGGCCGGCCGCTCGCGGCGGCCTGTCCGGGCTGCGGTCACGCCAACGACGTCGGCACCAACTTCTGCACGAGCTGCGGCCAGCCGCTGCGCGACCACGCGGTCGCGGTGCAGGAGGACCGCCGGCAGGTCAGCGTGCTCTTCATCGACATCGTCGATTACACCACGTACGCCGAGCAGGCCGACCCGGAACAGGCCCGCGGCCTGCAACAGGTCTACTTCGCCACGGTGCGCCGGCTGGTGCACCAGTACGGCGGCGTGGTGGAGAAGTACATCGGCGACGCGGTGATGGCGCTGTTCGGCGCGCCGGTGGCGACCGACAACGACGCGCTGCGCTGCGTACGCGCCGGTCTGGAGCTGCAACGGAGCCTGGCCCGGCAGCCGGCCGGCCCGCACCCGCCACTCGGCTTCCGGGTCGGCATCGCCACCGGCGAGGCGCTCGTCGACCTGGCTGCGGCGCGCGACGGCGGGCAGGCCTTCGTCACCGGCGACGTGGTCAACACCGCGAGCCGGTTGCAGGCGCTGGCCCCGACCGGCGGCGTGGTGGTCGACGAGAGCACCTGGTCCGCCACCCGGCGCGAGATGGAGTACGCCGACCAGCCCCCGGTGACGTTGCGCGGCCGGTCGGCGGTCAGCCGGATCTGGCTGGCGGTGCGGGCCCGGCCCCGGCGCGACGGGCAGGGCGCCGAGCTGACCCCGATGGTCGACCGGGACCACGAGCGGGGGCTGCTGGTCAGCGCGCTGCACCGCACCGTCACCGAACGCACCTCCCAACTGCTGACCGTCTTCGGCCCGGCCGGGGTGGGCAAGAGCCGGCTGCTGCGCGAGCTGGCCCGGCACGCGGCTAACCTGCCCGGCGCGCGGGTCACCTGGCTGACCGGCCAGTGCCCGCCGTTCGGCGAGAACGTCACCTACGCCGCGCTGGCCGACATCGTCCGGAGCTGGGCCGGCCTGACCGGCGCCGACGACCCGGCCGGCACCCGCGAACGCCTGCGCGAGCGGTTGGGCCGGCTCACCGACCCGCACGCGGTCCGGCTCGCCGAGGCGCTCGGCCCGCTGGTCGGCGTCCCCGGCGAACGGCTCACCTCGGCCGAGACCGAGGCGGCGTGGCGACGCTTCCTGCTCGCGCTGGCCGCGGCCGGCCCCACCGTGCTCGTCTTCGAGGACATGCACTGGGCGGACGAGGCGATGCTCTCCTTCGTCGAGCAGCTCGGCGCGGCGGCCCGCAACGTGCCGCTGCTGGTCGTCGCGACGGCCCGGCCGGAGCTGCGCGAACGGCACCCGGCCTGGACCGGGACGATCAGCGGCGCGATGTCCATCTCGGTGCCGCCGATGCACGACGGGGACATCGACACGCTCTACTCGCTGCTGCTCGGCCAGGCCACGCTGCCCAGCGAGGCCCGCGCGCCGTTGATCGAGTTCGCCGACGGCAACCCGCTCTACGCCCAGGAGTACGCCCGGATGCTGCTCGACGGCGGGCTGGTCGAGCGCTCGGCCGGCCCTGGGCGGCTCGATCCGGCCGCGGGCGCCGGGATGCCGCGTACCGTCCAGGCGGTCATCGCCAACCGGCTGGACCTGCTCGACCCGGCGGACCGCGCGGTGCTCCAGGCCGCCTCGGTGGTCGGCGTGCAGTTCTGGGCGGCGCCGGTGGCGCTGGCCCTGGGCCGGCCGGCGGAGTGGGTGGAGCGGGCGCTGCACCGCCTCCAGCGCCGCGACCTGGTCTTCGAGCTGCCGATCTCGACCATGCCCGGCCAGTCGGAGTACCGGTTCCGGCACGTGCTGGTCCGGGACGTCTGCTACCAGCGGCTGCCCCGGGCGGAGCGGGTCGTCCGGCACCAGCGCGCCGCCGACTGGCTGGAGCAGCTCGCCGACGGCCGGCAGCACGACCTGGCCGAGGTGCTGGCCAACCACCGGTGGGCGGCGCACGAGATCGCCCGGACGGTGGGGCTCGACCGGGCGCCGTACGCCGCCGCCACCCGGTCCGCGCTGCACCGGGCCGCCCGCCGGGCGTACGAGCTGCACGCGCTGGAGACCGCGGCCACGCTTGTCGGGCGCGCGCTCAACGTCGAGTGCGGGCCGGACCCGGCGCTGGAGCTGTTCCAGGCCGAGCTGGCGTTCTACACCGACCGTGACGGCTTCCTGGTGGGCGGCGGCGCGGAACTCCTCACCGGCCTGGCCGGGCGGCTGGCCGACGCCGGCGACCTGCCCGGCGCGGCGAAGGCCTGGCGGCTGCTGTCCACGGCGGCCTGGGCCCGGGCCGACCGGTCGGAGATGCGGCGCTGCCTGGACCGGGCGATCCGGCTGCACGCCGAGCTGCCGGACAGCGAGGACAAGGTCGGCGCGCTGCTGGAGCTGGCCCGCGCGCACATGCTCGACGCGGAGACGGAGCCGGCCTGCGCCGCCGCGCGCAGCGCCGCCGAGCTGGCCGAACGGCTGGAGCTGCGCGAGGCGCGGGCCAACGCCCGGATCACGCTGGCGGTCGTCCGCTACCAGGCCGGCGCCGAGGAGGCGTACGCCGAGCTGGCCGAGGTCACCGAGGAGTGCCGGGTGGAGCGGCTCACCAGCCGCCGCCGGGCGGTGCACAACCTGGCCTGGGCGTTGCAGGAGGAGGGGGACCTGGCCGGCTCGGCCCGCCTGGTCGACGAGCAGCGCTCGCTGGACCTCGCCGACGAGCACGGCCTGACGGTCAGCTTCAGCGACCAGTGGGCCCGCTCGTACTACCGGGGGGACTGGACCGCGGCGCTGCGGATGGCCGAGGGGTCCACGCGGCGGCCGACCGACGAGTGGGACCTGCACATCGTCGCGGTCTCCGGCTGGATCCGGGCGCTCGGCGACGACCCGGACGCCGGCGACACCGCTCCGGACCTGGTGGACCAGGCGCTGGTCGCGGCCCGGCGCAGCGGCTTCCACCGGGTGTTGCGGTCCACCGTGGCGCACGCCGCGCTCTGCCGCGCGGTGCAGGGCCGCCGGGACGAGGCGCTGGCGCTGCTCGCCGAGCTGGACGAGGACTGGCGACGGACCCGGGTGATCCCGTTCGCCGAGTGGGTGCCGGCGGTCGGTCACGTCGCCGGCCTGCTCGGCGGCGACGCGGCGGCACTGGTGCGCGACCTGCTGGGTCGCGCCCCGCGCGCCACCCGCTGGGCGCGCGCGGCCGGGCGGTCCGCCGACGCGGCGCTGGCCCGGTGCGACGGTGACGCCGCCCGGGCGGGCCGGCTGTTCACCAGCGCGGCGGCGGACTACGCGGGGATGACCGACGTCACCGACCAGATCATCGCCTCCGCGCTGGCGGTGGGGCCGCTGGCCGAGGCGGATCCGCCCGCCGCGGCGGCGACGCTGGCCCGGGTACGCGCGTTCGCGGACCGGCACGCCGCCACCGGCCTGCTCCGGATCGCCGGGGCCGGCTGA
- a CDS encoding Crp/Fnr family transcriptional regulator: MESRLPEPGDALTGVEMFAGLEPEVRQRVIAAAVPRTYRKGQLLFVENDPGESLIVLRRGAVAVFRTAPTGERAVLSVIRPPDVLGEVSLLDASTRSASAEAIEDCAALALSRPAFMELVHSNPRILDAVMRSLGQLIRRLTEQNADHVFLDLPGRVAKTLVRLAGESQAPMITIELNQSQLAEMAGGSRQSVNQAIGSFASRGWLRTEGRRIVVTDVAALRRRAGMSDR, from the coding sequence GTGGAGTCTCGCCTGCCGGAGCCGGGTGACGCGCTCACGGGCGTGGAGATGTTCGCCGGGCTGGAGCCGGAGGTGCGGCAGCGGGTCATCGCCGCGGCTGTGCCGCGCACTTACCGCAAGGGCCAGCTCCTCTTCGTCGAGAACGACCCGGGCGAGTCGCTGATCGTGCTGCGCCGCGGCGCGGTGGCGGTGTTCCGCACCGCGCCCACCGGCGAGCGGGCCGTGCTGTCGGTGATCCGACCCCCGGACGTGCTGGGCGAGGTCTCCCTGCTGGACGCCTCGACCCGGTCGGCGTCGGCGGAGGCGATCGAGGACTGCGCCGCGCTGGCGCTGTCCCGGCCCGCCTTCATGGAGCTGGTGCACTCCAACCCGCGCATCCTGGACGCGGTGATGCGCTCGCTCGGCCAGCTCATCCGCCGGCTCACCGAGCAGAACGCCGACCACGTCTTCCTCGACCTGCCCGGCCGGGTGGCCAAGACGCTGGTCCGGCTGGCCGGCGAGAGCCAGGCCCCGATGATCACGATCGAGCTGAACCAGAGCCAGCTCGCCGAGATGGCCGGCGGCTCGCGGCAGAGCGTCAACCAGGCCATCGGCTCGTTCGCCAGCCGCGGCTGGCTGCGCACCGAGGGGCGTCGCATCGTGGTCACCGACGTGGCCGCGCTGCGCCGCCGCGCCGGCATGAGCGACCGCTAG
- a CDS encoding endonuclease/exonuclease/phosphatase family protein yields MPGAPLRVLSYNVHSQRDDTAALAEVVREAAPDVVIVQEGPRRFRWRQKCATLADSFGLVVAAGGLPSLGNLLLTSLRVRVTDTRCARYPLTPGRHLRGAAYARCRVGGVELLLAGSHLSTDPAERPAQAAAFKRELAASPLPVVAGADLNEGPDGPAWRTVAEGLTDTAVAADRADRHTFSCTDPRRRIDALFVDPRITVVDYDVVDTPRTRRASDHFPVLVDLLLPAAD; encoded by the coding sequence GTGCCGGGTGCGCCGCTGCGGGTGCTGTCGTACAACGTCCACAGCCAGCGTGACGACACCGCCGCGCTGGCCGAGGTGGTCCGCGAGGCCGCCCCGGACGTGGTGATCGTCCAGGAGGGGCCGCGCCGGTTCCGGTGGCGGCAGAAGTGCGCCACGCTGGCCGACTCGTTCGGTCTGGTGGTCGCCGCCGGCGGTCTGCCGTCGCTGGGCAACCTGCTGCTGACCAGTCTGCGGGTGCGGGTCACCGACACCCGGTGCGCGCGCTACCCGCTCACGCCGGGCCGGCACCTGCGCGGGGCCGCCTACGCGCGGTGCCGGGTGGGCGGCGTCGAGTTACTGCTGGCCGGCTCGCACCTGTCCACCGACCCGGCGGAGCGGCCGGCCCAGGCGGCGGCGTTCAAGCGGGAGCTGGCCGCGTCCCCGCTGCCGGTGGTGGCCGGCGCCGACCTGAACGAGGGGCCGGACGGGCCGGCCTGGCGGACCGTGGCCGAGGGGCTGACCGACACCGCGGTCGCCGCCGACCGGGCGGACCGGCACACGTTCTCCTGCACCGACCCGCGCCGCCGGATCGACGCGCTCTTCGTCGACCCGCGGATCACCGTGGTCGACTACGACGTGGTCGACACGCCCCGGACCCGCCGGGCCAGCGACCACTTTCCGGTCCTGGTCGACCTGCTGCTGCCCGCCGCGGACTGA
- a CDS encoding flavin-containing monooxygenase, with protein sequence MSSSTDLGRPEPDPTAVPSRDDRPVSDRGDTVCVIGAGASGLTAVKNLREAGFGVDCYERETGVGGAWNWRHDRSPVYASTHLISSRPFTQFPDFPMPDDWPDYPHHSQLLSYFERYADHFDLRQHVWFGTEVVRVEPVEGDRWDVTTRSTGGYGPERTSRYAAVVLANGHNWSPKLPRYEGLAEFRGEVMHASSYKDPAQLRGKRVLVVGAGNTGCDIAVEAAQQASHCWHSTRRGYWYAPKYVLGRPADQVNDTLLALRVPLRVRQWLYHWTLRLTVGDLTRFGLPKPDHRVYETHPIANSQLVYYVGHGEITPVPDVARFHDRTVELSDGRRIDPELVVFATGYLPRFEFLHGRVLGDEDGSGKPRLWLNAFTAGHPTLALVGLVQPDSGIFTISHWQSVLFARLLTLRVTRPERVAAFDDRVRAGLGERYSAKVKDSTRHWFEVGHADYLRALQRALHELEGDG encoded by the coding sequence GTGTCCTCCTCCACCGACCTCGGCCGCCCCGAACCGGACCCCACGGCCGTCCCGAGCCGGGACGACCGTCCGGTCTCCGACCGGGGCGACACGGTCTGCGTCATCGGCGCCGGCGCCAGCGGGCTGACCGCCGTGAAAAACCTCCGCGAGGCCGGCTTCGGCGTGGACTGCTACGAGCGGGAGACCGGCGTCGGCGGGGCGTGGAACTGGCGGCACGACCGCAGCCCGGTCTACGCCAGCACGCACCTCATCTCGTCCCGACCGTTCACCCAGTTCCCGGACTTTCCGATGCCGGACGACTGGCCGGACTACCCGCACCACAGCCAGCTGCTGTCCTACTTCGAGCGCTATGCCGACCACTTCGACCTGCGCCAGCACGTCTGGTTCGGCACCGAGGTGGTCCGGGTCGAGCCGGTCGAGGGGGACCGGTGGGACGTGACCACCCGCAGCACCGGCGGCTACGGCCCGGAGCGCACCTCCCGCTACGCCGCCGTGGTGCTGGCCAACGGCCACAACTGGTCGCCCAAGCTGCCCCGGTACGAGGGGCTGGCGGAGTTCCGCGGCGAGGTCATGCACGCCTCCTCCTACAAGGACCCGGCCCAGCTCCGCGGCAAGCGGGTGCTGGTGGTCGGCGCCGGCAACACCGGCTGCGACATCGCGGTCGAGGCGGCCCAGCAGGCGTCACACTGCTGGCACTCCACCCGGCGCGGCTACTGGTACGCCCCCAAGTACGTCCTCGGCCGCCCGGCCGACCAGGTCAACGACACGTTGCTGGCGCTGCGGGTGCCGCTGCGGGTACGCCAGTGGCTCTACCACTGGACGCTGCGGCTGACCGTCGGTGACCTGACCCGGTTCGGCCTGCCGAAGCCCGACCACCGGGTGTACGAGACGCACCCGATCGCCAACAGCCAGCTCGTCTACTACGTCGGGCACGGCGAGATCACCCCGGTGCCGGACGTGGCCCGCTTCCACGACCGCACCGTCGAGCTGAGCGACGGCCGGCGGATCGACCCGGAACTGGTCGTCTTCGCCACCGGCTACCTGCCACGCTTCGAGTTCCTGCACGGCCGGGTGCTCGGCGACGAGGACGGCTCCGGGAAGCCCCGGCTCTGGCTGAACGCGTTCACCGCCGGCCATCCCACGCTGGCCTTGGTCGGTCTGGTGCAGCCGGACTCCGGCATCTTCACCATCTCGCACTGGCAGAGCGTGCTCTTCGCCCGACTGCTCACGCTGCGCGTCACCCGGCCGGAGCGGGTCGCCGCGTTCGACGACCGGGTCCGCGCCGGCCTCGGCGAGCGGTACTCGGCGAAGGTCAAGGACAGCACCCGGCACTGGTTCGAGGTCGGGCACGCCGACTACCTGCGCGCGTTGCAGCGCGCCCTGCACGAGCTGGAGGGAGACGGGTGA
- a CDS encoding alpha/beta hydrolase, whose translation MTSERVRVVRAWEWARPERPVRREVLAALPEQEEAKPPLLFVPGFGHGAWAFAEHWLGHAAGRGFPAYALSLRGHGDSEPAPEATLRAYTHDVTQVAASLPRQAVLVGHGAGARVVAHAMARYPARAAVLVAPVLGGWATFGAALRRNPAGTLPAVFGAGLRLNRRQLFSRELPDADARRHVARLGRAGRRAQWQLLTGRAPEPAVGRPPVLVLGSPDDRVLPAAALTRAARRHASAPLLFPGMGHDLMLDARWREPIDAILDWLDKDPAATPG comes from the coding sequence GTGACCAGCGAGCGGGTGCGGGTGGTCCGGGCCTGGGAGTGGGCCCGGCCGGAGCGGCCGGTGCGCCGCGAGGTGCTGGCCGCGCTGCCCGAGCAGGAGGAGGCCAAACCGCCGCTGCTGTTCGTGCCCGGCTTCGGCCACGGCGCGTGGGCGTTCGCCGAGCACTGGCTGGGCCACGCCGCCGGTCGCGGCTTCCCGGCGTACGCGCTGAGTCTGCGCGGGCACGGCGACAGCGAGCCGGCGCCGGAAGCGACGCTGCGCGCGTACACCCATGACGTGACGCAGGTGGCGGCGAGCCTGCCGCGGCAGGCGGTGCTGGTGGGGCACGGCGCCGGCGCCCGGGTCGTGGCGCACGCGATGGCCCGCTACCCGGCGCGGGCCGCGGTGCTGGTGGCGCCGGTGCTCGGTGGCTGGGCGACGTTCGGCGCGGCGCTGCGCCGCAACCCCGCCGGCACGCTCCCGGCGGTCTTCGGCGCCGGGCTGCGACTCAACCGGCGGCAGCTGTTCAGCCGGGAGCTGCCCGACGCCGACGCGCGCCGGCACGTGGCGCGGCTCGGCCGGGCCGGCCGCCGCGCGCAGTGGCAGCTGCTCACCGGCCGGGCGCCGGAGCCGGCGGTGGGCCGGCCGCCGGTGCTGGTGCTGGGCAGCCCGGACGACCGGGTGCTGCCGGCCGCGGCACTCACCCGGGCGGCCCGCCGGCACGCCTCGGCCCCGCTGCTCTTCCCCGGCATGGGCCACGACCTGATGCTCGACGCCCGCTGGCGGGAGCCGATCGACGCGATCCTGGACTGGCTGGACAAGGACCCGGCGGCCACCCCGGGCTGA